Proteins encoded in a region of the Babesia bovis T2Bo chromosome 4 map unlocalized Chr4_2, whole genome shotgun sequence genome:
- a CDS encoding signal recognition particle SRP19 subunit family protein, with amino-acid sequence MASTISEDAISTWTILYPTYFDKKATVSGGRRVNKTLAVEDPSVEDIRIVCEKLKVPYKVERHKIYPRDFLNPGRIRVYFLDPNAESKATTKTGFISEIAPYIAQVKSTQKSVVKSTTSSKSSKKKKGK; translated from the exons ATGGCATCGACAATATCTGAAGATGCCATATCGACGTGGACAATTCTGTATCCCACCTACTTTGACAAGAAAGCTACAGTTAGTGGCGGCCGCAGGGTTAACAAAACACTTGCGGTAGAGGACCCTTCCGTAGAGGACATACGCATAGTTTGCGAGAAACTGAAGGTTCCATATAAAGTAGAACGt CATAAAATATATCCCAGAGATTTTTTGAATCCAGGGCGAATCCGTGTTTATTTTTTGGATCCTAACGCTGAATCCAAGGCTACTACCA AAACTGGATTCATCTCTGAAATAGCGCCTTATATCGCTCAAGTGAAGTCTACCCAGAAAAGCGTGGTAAAATCAACTACTAGTAGTAAATCTAGCAAGAAAAAGAAAGGCAAATAA
- a CDS encoding putative integral membrane protein → MHESWKETRTPNAQKFVTGSVIALLFGGGIASTLDTTHERTLSRYIILGEIHLLSTFLSFTCGMRAGLMHYLGCGIVPRRFYWAPHYMQISSISGVLAAAFASGNADVSPKAVLQILGVCFTMCAGNELLAAKFNMSPLWLRKHIMHSSGATLIGILLLLLSESHTSSKSHRNTTSTTEE, encoded by the exons ATGCACGAATCGTGGAAGGAAACGCGTACACCGAATGCTCAAAAGTTCGTAACAGGAAGTGTTATCGCTCTGTTGTTTGGTGGAGGAATCGCATCAACACTTGATACTACCCATGAAAGGACTCTATCTAGGTACATTATACTCGGTGAAATACATCTCCTAAGTACATTCTTGTCTTTCACG TGCGGGATGCGTGCAGGTTTGATGCATTACCTGGGTTGCGGCATCGTCCCG AGGCGATTTTACTGGGCTCCACACTATATGCAGATATCATCCATATCAGGAGTCCTGGCGGCCGCCTTCGCCTCTG GAAATGCTGACGTGTCACCTAAAGCTGTTTTGCAGATTCTAGGCGTATGCTTCACCATGTGCGCTGGGAATGAACTATTAGCAGCGAAATTCAATATGTCTCCCCTTTG GCTCAGAAAGCACATTATGCATTCATCAGGAGCTACTTTAATAG GTATTCTCCTGCTTCTGCTCTCCGAGTCACACACATCTTCCAAATCACATCGCAATACAACTTCTACTACTGAAGAATAA